A segment of the Marmota flaviventris isolate mMarFla1 chromosome 2, mMarFla1.hap1, whole genome shotgun sequence genome:
ttcagccttaaaacaGAGGCATTGGGACACATGCAATACTAGATAgaccttgagaacattatgctacatgaagtaagccagtcacaaaaagatgTACCGTATGATTCCACCTTTGCGagggacccagaatagtcaaattcaAAGAGACACACAGTTGAagggtggttgccaggggctgggaagaGGGGGAAGTGGGGAGTTAACTGTTTCATGGgtgtagagtttcagttttgcaagatgaagaaagttctggagatgggtgGTGGTAATGTTTGCCTGACAGTGTAAATGTCCTTAATACCATGAagtgtacacttaaaaatgggcGAGGTAGTcaattttatgtgcattttattacCATTAAAAGTAagtttagggggctggggctggggctcagtggctgagtgctcacctcgcatacgtgaggcactgggttcaatcctcagcaccacacacaaaaataaataaataaaacaaagatattgtgtccatctataactaaaaaaaattttaaaaaataattttagtagttaagatggtaaattttgctattttagaactatttttaaaaaactaaaaaatagctaataaaaaataaaacaatatatctGTCCCCACCCTCGCCACCCAAGATAACCACTACTAACATTTTAGTAAACAAccttcttttctgtctttcttttttttatacaagcttttaaaaaattattaaatggacTCCTACTGTACATTCTACTTTTTTCAGTTTACATTGTGTGAGCAACTTTTTTGgactttggtgctggggatggaaccaagggcctcTTCCTGGTAAGCGTGTGCTCTGCCACAGCAACACCCCCAACCAACTTTCAAGATCATTAGGTATTCTTCTAGAACATTTTAAATAGCTGTGTTTACTGAGTGTCCCTTAATTGATTTAGCGGACATCCAGGTGACCAAGTTTTCACCATTTTAATTAGTACTGTGGTGACTATCTCTGAGGCACCTTCACATAACTGCATATTGGggattatttccttaaaatacagatttcagGATCAAAGTAGAATTTTAAGACTTTTGAATTTTGCCCACACTATCGTTACAGGTCTTTTTGTCTTCTGACTTGAGTCTGAAACACAGCTGCCTGCGGGCCAGCATGCACTGTAAATATATGAAGCTGCCCAGTCTGGGGCTCATTAAAATTAGCAGCTGCAGAAACAGTTGCTCCTCAGTCCCAGCATAATTAGCAAATCCAGATGCATAATTTAAAGTCTTTTAATTTGTACATGTTGGcaacaaaattctaaattttaattcagcttttaatttaattactttATAGTACTGTGTGAAAGTAAAACACAACATCATTAGAGtattgcctttctttctttctttctttctttttaagtaccagggattgaacccagggcctttgcctatggtaggcaagtgctttaccacagagctatatccctagctcctGGTATTAACTCTTTCTTATTAGGAATATACACTAATTATCTTAACTACCTAAAATATTATACCCCTTGATAAAGTTTCATGTTTTTAGTattcatttcatattaattttatacttagctggttttgttttattgcttctttaaaattgtgaattagtgtttttgtttgtttatttatttttagcagtacccaggatcaaacccagggtctcacccttgctaggcaagcacattgctactgagctacatccccagccactgaATTAGGTCTTTCTAATCAATTTTTATTAGGCTAATGTTGATATATAGGAAAGTTTTACATAGAAAATCTTCTaagctctaattaaaatataatttttttttgttttccaacaAGTAATGATGATTTACCTCCTTCTTTCCAACATTTATATGtactcttttattgttttaactaATTATATTAACTAGCACTCCAGAGGGAACATGTTATATAATAATGGTGATTATAGGCATCCCACATTTATGggtttattttcagtattttaagtatgatttttgttttttgttggggGAAttggggattgcactcagggtcACTTTgtcctctgagccatatccccagccctattttgtattttatttagagacaaggtctcactgagttgcttagtgcctcacttttgcagaggctggctttgaacttgcagaggctagttttgaactcactgttctcctgcctcggcttcccaagcccctgggattacaggtgtgtgccaccacacctggctggctAAATATGATGTTTGATGTTGATTTACAATGAAGATGTCCTTTTAGTTCTGCTTCTAAGCAGAaacttctttgtttctgttttactaagaattttaagattctgttgacaaaaaaataaaaaataaaaaatccacatgcttttaacatttttaatttttattaaaaaatacttttaaaaatttaaaaactttgcaactgaggctgcagctcagtggcagagcacatacTTAGCATGCATAATGCCTTGATTTCCACCcccaccaccaagaaaaaaaaattaaatatagattaAGCAATAAGTCAGCTTTCCTCTAACTACACTTCTCCACTTCCACCTCATGGGGATCTCAGTGTGAACATGTGGTGTGTACAACCACACAGTCATAAATGCATCTGTCAAATTGATCAAAATTTTTGTCTATTAATATCATTTATAGTCAAAGATTTCCATGCATTGAACCATGCTTGCATTCTGGAATAAATCCCACCTGGTCCCAGTGTATTATTCTCTTAAAAACTGCTGGACTTGATTTACCggtatgttattttaaaaagagttttgcATCTGCACATGCAAGTGCCCTCGATTCATTCTGGATGCTACTCACtgagttttggtatcagggttctTATTGATTCTTTAATATAAACTTGGAGGCCTTCACATTTTGCCTTATGCTCTGGAGCAATTCAAGTAACACAAATATTATTTCTGGTCCTAGATGTATGataagagaaatatataaatcatcTTGAACTCAGTACCCTTTATTGGGGAAATGGTGACAATGTTTAGATTATCTTCCAGAGTGATTTAGGATTTCAAATTCTTCTTAGGTTtaccttaaggaaaaaaattctaacattATTCATCATTTTAGGACAGATCTTTGTACTAGAGCAGAAGCTGGCTTCCCACCCTAACAGAACCTCCTCAACCCTGGAGAAGCATTCTCAGCCCCTCTCCCAAACCCTCTCCTTCCAGGAAGCCCCACACATGTCAGGCAACATGCTAATAGCTACAGTTGAGAGCCAGgatggttgtttgtttgtttgtttgtttgtactagggattgaagccaggggtgcttaacaagcctttttaaatttttgagacagagtctcactaagttgcagagggccttgctaagttactgaagctggcttcgaacttggcaatcctcatgcctcagccttccaagtcactggtattacaggtgtgtgccaccatcaCTCAGCAAGAGCCAGGTGGTTTTATGAGTATCATCCTGTTTAGTTCTCACAAGTGTGACAATAGCAGGGTGGCCCCcatttctgaaagagaaatttctttttctttttcttttttaatttgttttaattagttacacatgacagtacaatgaccatttatttttcaaaggttACTCCACTTACCCAAAGCCACTCTGCTAGTGAGAGAGTGTTTCCAACCTCAGCCTGACCTGAGGCTCCTGCTGCAGCCTGACATGAGGCTTTAAGCCAGCCTTCACATTTTACCTTAGGCTCTGGAGCAATTCAAGTAGCACAAATATTATTTCTGGTCCTAGATGTATAagacaaatatataaatcatCTTGAACTCAGTACCCTTTATTGGGGGAATGGTGATTTAATGGAGATTTAAGCCAGCCCCCAGAAATAGCCGAGCATCATACTCCTGCACATATACTGTGTTTAGGTGTCAAAGTCAAGtgggaaatataaaaattggaaaCACAATGGATCTGTCGATATATGGATTGCAAAACAATTTGTGGTTGTAGGGTTTGGGGACTGTTTTTCTCAGTGCAGGAAATAGAAGCAAAGAAAGTCCTTGAGCACCCTCTTATGGAAAATCCCCACTTGGTCCTGCCACCCTGGTTTTTGTTGACTCCCTCACACCTAAGGGATAAATTCTCGGGCCTTACCCACCTCTAGCTTCCTCCAAGCCATGGAGCTTCTTTGTGAATTCAGGCCCTTGTAAGAGGATGGGAAGTGGGCTTGTggcattttgctttttgtttgccCTGGACAGTCTCTGAACCAGGTGTTGATGACATACTGCTTGCCAGAGTGGCTTGACTTGCAGGGGAAACATGGAGATCCAGGTTCAAGTCTCATCCCCACTTCTCACTGGTTGTTTAAGTAGGGAATAGGCATTTAACCCTTGAGCCTTAGTTATCCCACCTGAAAAATAGGAGGCTAATATCTACCTCTCAGGATGGTTTgggaattaaaataagaaaaataactctCACGGCCTGGCACAAGTCAGCACTGAGAGCTGAGTTCCTTTTGTGTGTGAGCTGGGGCAGTAATTAAATGCTCTGCTCAACACCAAGAATTGGATGGATCCCAGTGAGGTTCAGGTGGCTGTGTTGAAGGATTTGCTAAGAGAGGTTCTGAGTTGGGCCACTTAGAAGACCTAGGCTGACCCAGACTTTGAGGTGGTTGGACAGCCCAGGCCCAGGTGATATGGGGCCATACCTGATCTAATCCCAGTAGCCTGGGGTCTCACCTTGTACAGTTTACCTACCACAACCCCTAGAGGATCACTTGTTTTCCCCAATCTCCAGCAGCACTTCATTGAAACAATTCTTATGAATGCAATTTTACCAGCCTTGGGATGGAGGCTATTCTCTGGAATGGCAGGGACCTGGACCAAGGGACATAAGGCAAAGGAGGCCTGGATAATGGGGACCTTCTAAGTGAGATGGTGTCAGGATGCTTCTCATCCCCAAGGGTCCATGCAGCATGCTGAAGTGGTCTTGTGTTCCTGAGTCCAGGGCAGGAGATGGGATAGGAGCCTGCAAACTGAGCCATCAGTGAGGAGGGATGGACCCAGGGCAATGGGCTTGGTTCTGATGGCTCCCTGCTCTAGGCAAGTTGCAGGTGGCCCATTCACAGGGGCTTCCTGAGGATGTAAGGGCTGCTGGAGCTCTTCAGAGACCAACCCTGAGGGCCCATGTTGGGGAAGAGGGAACTGGGCCTTGGTTTTGCAGACCCGCAGGAGTGGCAGAAAGAAGAGTGGTTAAGAATTTCTACTCTGGATTTCCAGTTCTGGATTTGTTCCCTGGCCTTCTACATGTCCTAGTTGTGTGGTCTTAGACAGATCACTCTTATCCTCAGCTTCATTTGCTGAGCTATAAAATGGGGTCACAATGCATCTTTCTGCCCAATGATAAGGAGGATATCAAGTAAGGTGACATGTCAAGTGCTTAGCATATTGCGTGAAGCACAGAAGACTCTTAAGAGTCCAAAGCGGTACAGGTCCCAGGGATgagggtgatggtgatggtggtgtgtAGTGGAAACGGGAAGAGTCTGGACACAGTCTGATTGTCAACACGGGGGTTCAGGCAGAATCTTCTTCCCTCCCAAGCTTCACAGTCTTGTGGGCAGAGCTGAGGTAGGTTTTCTGGGGCAGAGGCCCACACACAGCAGCATTGGTCCACTGGAGGATCAGGGTGGCACCCCCTCCAGTGCTTTTCCTCTGTTTCCCTTAAAGGCTTCATGCACGGTTCTACGAACTGGCCCCCAACCTTGTTCCGATGGACTACAGGAAGAGCCCCATTGTCCATGTGCCTATGAGCCTCATCATCCAGATGCCAGAGCTCCGGGTATGTAAGAGGCCTCCCCAGTTGGGCTGTGGGGATGGGGAATCTGAACCTCTGGATGGGCAGCAGAGGCACCCAGCTCTGGGTGAATCCTTGCTGCACTCTTTGTGGCTCTGTGGCTCTGAGCTGACCActgaacctctctgggcctcagttttctcatctgcactCTTATGAATAAATGTGGGGAATCAATAGGGTTGCTGTGGATCAGTGGCTGCCCTGCTGCTCAGCCTTTGGCCTGTGCCCACCTGCCTGCCCCTTCATGAAGTGGCCTCTGTACTTGACAGATGTTATATCTGCCCTTTTAGACaatttttctgtctctgctttGTCTGGCTGTGGCTTCTTGCAAGGTCAGCGTGGGCATCCATGGCTCACTTCTCAGAATTGAACATAGCACAAATCACCTGAAAATCTTTTCAGAATGCTGATTCAGGTTCAGTGCATCTGGGGTAagtcaacattttattttctcactagCTCCTGGGTGAGGCTGGTCCTCAAACCTCCCATACATTTGAATGGTTCATTTCATGAGTTCCTCACCCAGAATATGTAAAGTGTATTCCAACATTAAGGAAACATTTGGGAGCTGGGTGTGTTGGCACACTGCAGTAagtcagcaactcaggaggctgaggcaggaggattgcaagtttaaggcttgcctgagaaacttagtgagactctgtctcaaaataaaaataaaaaaggccaggatgtagctcagagttagagcacctctgagtttgatccccagttccaaaGGTGGGGAGAAATATATCTGGGTTCAACTCCACATGCCATGGTGCTTTGCAGATGACCCCTCTCCTAGGACGTGGGGCCACAGCATTACCCAGCATCCTCATGGGATTGCACCTGGCTGACTGGAGTCATGAGAGACAATGAGCCCAAGCCTTGCCTCTGGACAAGCACCAGCCTGGCCTAAAGAGGAGTGGGAGACCAGGCTCAAAGGGTCATGGAGAGCATAAGGCACTCATGGGCAGAAACCATGTGCTCTGTGTCTGAGCTTTGGGCTGGGCACTGAGTGGGGCTGGCCAAGTGCTAGCCCAGTTGTGATGGAAGGAACCCAGGAGTGTGGGACTCTGCACGATTTGGTATTAGAGAAAGGAGTCAGTGTACAGCCCCCCGGGGAGGCAGTACTGGGGGTGGTCTGGGTGAATTGGTTGCAGGCCTAGTATTTGAGCCATCTCTGTGACTCCCACAGCATGTCCTGTCATCCAACCCTTTGGGGCTCCACTTCTGGCTCCCACCATCCTGGCTTGACATGACCTGAGCTGCCCATGCCAGGGAATGTCTTCTCTTGCCAAGGACAGAACCCTATCCATCAAGGCAGAAGCCTCTGTGAGCTGCCCTGGGAAATGACACAAggccctgcttctgcctcccatgAGTGCACAGAGGCTCTGCTGAGCTGGAGAGCTTGTTTAGTTATATGATGTGACTGATGGAATGCTTCTATGCTGGGCCTTACATACTTTAACTTCTTGAATCCTCTAGCAACTCTTTGGAGTAGGTGCTATTActgttcccattttgcagatggggaaatggaggctcagaggcTTATTTAAGGCCACGCTGCCTGTCAGCAGTCTGCTGATTGCTGTGATTATTTTCCTCAGGAGAATCCCTTCAAGGAAAGGATCGTGGAGGCTTTTTCTGAGGATGGCGAAGGGAACCTCACCTTTAATGACTTTGTGGACATGTTTTCCGTGCTCTGCGAGTCAGCTCCCCGAGAGCTCAAGGCAAACTATGCCTTCAAGATCTATGGTAAGAAGGGTCTGGAGGCAGGGAAGTGGTATTCAGGGCCATCTGGCCATCCAGTTACTGCTGGCTCCCACCATGGGAGACACCAAGAACAACAAGGCTGACCTCTAAAGAGTGctggtccagggctggggttgtggctcagcggtagagcactcgcctcgcacgtgtgagaccctgggttcgatcctcagcaccacataaaaataaataagtgaaataaaggtattgtgtccaactacaactaagaaaaaaaatgtatgtgtatatatatatatatatatatatatatgtgtgtgtgtgtgtgtgtgtgtgtttttaaagagTGCTGGTCCAGCATGGGGGCAGTGAGGGACACATTCTGCCTGAGAGCCATCCTCAGGGGTCCTaagagcagaggaggaagagactTGCCCACCATGGGTTGGGGTTAGTGTGAGGAGGGAGTCACATGTGATGTCATTTAATCAGGGCCTGGAGGATTTGAGATTTGTCCACTGGACACATTGGAGTGGTCAGCCCTGGCAGAAGGGGCAGCCTATAAGGACTCAGAGAAACAGGAAGGCACAGGACTCAATAAGATAAAAGAGGTTGGGGACATGATGGGGCTTGTGGCAGTGTGGGTCTGGAGAGGTAAACTGGGGCCAGGTTATAAGGAGCCATCTTGAGAGTTTGGGTCTAATGCTCAGGGCACCGGGCACTGCAGGGTGTCCAGGGGAAGGGAAGCTGTGTTTTGAAAGATCTCTCAGAAACTTTGGGGTGTGAACAGGAGCCAGACTGAATCTGGGGCCCAGAGATGAGGTGTGGGCCCGTGGTGGGAAGGCTGAGCCGCAAGAGAGGCCCCCAATGTGCCAAGGGTAAGGAGGCTCTTCATTTCACCCTAGCACAGCACAGCCCTCTGCCCCGTTGTCTCACTGGCCACCAGAGGGCACTGAGCACTCAGGAGTCTCAAAAGGATACAACTTCACATAGCTTACATTGCTGTGTCAGAGGCAATGAGCCCAACAGGCCCAAGGGCATTGGTGTCAAATCCTCAGACTATCCTTAGATGGGGGACATTGAAGTCCAAGGAGGGGCTAGAACCTTTCCTAGACCAGAGAAGCCAATGACAAATTTGTCCTTGGTATTTTGAGCAGCTGGTGGATTCTAATGCAATGGGACCCATTAGGGGATGTCTTCATTTTGTCATTGTCATGTTTATTTCAAAGGATTTTGGTTTAGATATATCTGTGCACTCACATTGTGTTTGCATATGAGAAAGATAGTACCTGCTTGTCTACCCTCCACAAACTGTGGCTTCATGGTTCATGTATGAACCATATAAAATGCTTCCCAAATTCCACCCATCATCCCTCCAAACTTAGACCCCAACATGTTGTTTCTGGGAAAGGTTATTATCCACCAAAGACGGGGAAGAGCACACAAAGGCTTGTTTCCTTTCATAAAATGGGCAGAGGAATCCAGCCAGCCAGCAAGTCTTTCCAGAGAACTGCCTGCGTGTCCCTCCAACGGCAAAAATGAATCCCACGTGTGCCTGCTCTGGAGGCCATCACAAGCAAGTGCGGAGGTGGACAGTACAGGGTACTCCCAAGGGCTTTAGGCTCTAGTACCAGCACCGGCCGGGGACCTCAGACAGGTCTCATCCGATCCaactctgtttcctcatctatagagTGAGAATTCTAGGTTTACCTATCTAGTAGGtatcatttaaaaactaaatgaggAAAAGCATGCTGTGCTCATATTGCAGTTATTCTCTTCCTCACTACCATTAATGTCAGTTAGCTTAGTAGGCTAATCTGCAATTGTGTCAGGAGGAGCTCAGTGAAGGGGACCCTTATGTCTAGAAAGCCCCTCTTGGGGGGAGGGGAATTTAGGGAAACTTCCCCCAGGTGTTTGCTGGGCAAGGCATCCCAGGCAGGAGAAACCGCAGGTGCAAAGATCTGGCAGTTGGGCTGAGAATGGTGAGGAGGGGTGGAGTTCATCACCATGATGATCCTTTGTGTAGCTCATTCCTTGAATCATTTTGCTGTTTGGGGCAGTGgtagtgcctttttttttcagtacaatCAAACCATGCTCCCTGCTCTGTGCATATGAAGGCCAGCCAATAGCCTCTGAGGGGCTTCTGCATCTCCtgacttggtgtgtgtgtgtgtgtgtgtttaatggaCAGGTGAAATTGTATGTGTTTATCTTGTACAACATGATGTGTGACTACATGTTTGACTTGAAGCCTGCCTTAGGCAATGTGGTCCCATTTAAAAAGCAGAGGTCTTAAAGTCATATAGGCCCCAGTCAGAATCTCTGTTCCATCTCTGACTGTCTCTGTGATCTTAAATCGGTCACTTGGCCTTCTTGAGCTTTGATTTCCTCAGCTCTAGAAGCCCACAGGGGGTAAGGCCAGAAGGGACATTTGGCCTTAGCCCAAAGTTCCTGGGGAGCCTCAGATTTGGAACTGTCTCTGACTGGGTTTACATATAGTCATTGTAAGGTTTTGTAGGTACTCTGAATATTAACTTGTTAACTGGATATTTAAGCCATATTTTATGGGTGAGACCCTCTTGCACCCCATCAGCTGGCACAAAGATCCAGTATCCCCAAAGTGTGCCTAGAAATGCTTTGGGGACTTTAGAGGCTTGGAGAGGTCAGTGTGACCAGCAAGGAGGAAGGGGTATTATAGGACCAGACCTGAAGGAACCCACCCCTGGCCTAAACATCTCCAATCCATGCCACCCACCCCACAGACTTCAACACTGACAACTTCATCTGCAAGGAGGACCTGGAGCTGACACTGGCCCGGCTCACCAAATCAGAGCTGGATGAGGACGAGGTGGTGCTCGTGTGTGACAAAGTCATAGAGGAAGCTGACCTAGATGGCGATGGCAAGCTGGGCTTTGCTGACTTTGAGGACATGATCGCCAAGGCCCCTGATTTCCTCAGGTGCTGTCACCCCAGGGACTGGGCTTGGGGAGGGAAGATCAGAATGTTGGGGCCACATCCAGGAGGACTGGTCTTATGGTACCTCCATGGTTAATGATGTGCAGACCAGGAAGCAATAGGTCATCTTCAAGGCTCAGATCCCCTTCATGTGTGGCTGGCCTTGTTCTTTGAAGGACCAGACTCTCCTGGGAAGGATACAGAACTGGAAGGTCCTTCAGTTATGACGGGTGCTGGAAACCGGGAGGATAGCTGTTGgttcctctgaaccttccttcCCTTGGGGTGATTAATTGTGCCTCTGTGCAGATTACCCTAAGGAACTGGCCAGGGGTGGGCCAGTTCTTTTTTCCTAAGGAGCCTCTACCTGCCCCATCCAGGACCTCTCACCCTCTCCTTTCCTTGCTCTCTTTCCAGCACTTTCCACATCCGGATCTGAGGACACTGCCAAGGCTGTAGGACCTGGAAGCTCACCACCCAGCTCTGCTGCCTATACAGGTGTGGCTGCATACTTCCCAGGAAAGGAATGGCAGCCTCTGGGGTTTACACCCATGAACATTTCCTGTGGCCCTttcagcaaaaaagaaagaaagaaaaaaccttaACGAGAGAAGTGGGTTGTGAGGAGTAGGACCCTTCCCAGGGCTCCCAGTGGTCCAGCCCCAGGACACATAGCCCCTGAGCAGATCCTTCCATCCACCCCTCTCTCCCCATCAGAAATGTCCCTCCTGGGAGGAGACGGAAGAAAACCCAACAGGAAGTGGTGGGGTCTGACTTGACCATGTGCTGGGTTGATACCCCAGTCACCcagagcaaatacaaaaaaaaaagagagagagagagaggtcaggCTTTTAATGAGCTATATAATCTTCTTCCAAAATCCAAGGCTGAGCTGTGCCCCACTCTGGCCTGTTCCTCTTCCCACCACTCCCCAATGTGAAGCTGTGTGAGCGGTGGGTCCAAAGGGCTCTGTCCCTGTCTGTCCCTGAGTTTGAGCACCACCCTATCCAACCTCCCCAATGATGTGGAATCCTCACTGGTGTGTGCTGTCCACAGATTTGTGAACTCCTGGTAGTAAAACACTCTGTGTCCCACACACTCGGTGTCTGCCAACATTAGGAAATGTTCAGTGGTACCTATTCTCCTGGTCCTTAAAATCCCACTGAGAGTGCCTTGCCTCACAAGGTTACACACATCTCTTTCGCCTCAGACTCTGACTTTTATTTCAGTGCTATGCCTTCGGGAGGAAGGCATACCACACCTATGCCTCACATTTTCCAGTGAGCCCCACAAAGGACAGAGGAGGATTGTTTCCATTTCACTCATAACAATAATTCTTGCTAACATTTGTGGACTCAGGGCTAGCACCTTTGCTTTCAACTCCTCCTCCCAGAGTAAGGATTCATAGCCCATTTTTCTGAAGGGAAAGTTGCATAGCCAAGTGCCCCTAAGGATAGATCTTCCCTACAAATGTGCACTGAGCCAAGTCTGCCCAGGGTctggggtggagaggaggggcCCCTATGATCTTCCATCTGGAGATGGTTAATTCTGGTCTCTGTCTCCTCTGGAGGCAGTGCAGAGGGGGACAGCTAGCCAGGTGCTCACCCTTATAGAGGTGGGGACACATGGGTGAGGAAGGATATAGGACAAAACAGGAAGGATCTCAGGAACAGCTAGCCTAGCCTGAGGGAATGACCAGAGCAGGAGACCTGAGTGCCCTGTGTCCAGACCTGGTGTCTAGACAAGACTCT
Coding sequences within it:
- the Cib2 gene encoding calcium and integrin-binding family member 2 isoform X3, with amino-acid sequence MDYRKSPIVHVPMSLIIQMPELRENPFKERIVEAFSEDGEGNLTFNDFVDMFSVLCESAPRELKANYAFKIYDFNTDNFICKEDLELTLARLTKSELDEDEVVLVCDKVIEEADLDGDGKLGFADFEDMIAKAPDFLSTFHIRI
- the Cib2 gene encoding calcium and integrin-binding family member 2 isoform X1 — translated: MGNKQTIFTEEQLDNYQDCTFFNKKDILKLHARFYELAPNLVPMDYRKSPIVHVPMSLIIQMPELRENPFKERIVEAFSEDGEGNLTFNDFVDMFSVLCESAPRELKANYAFKIYDFNTDNFICKEDLELTLARLTKSELDEDEVVLVCDKVIEEADLDGDGKLGFADFEDMIAKAPDFLSTFHIRI
- the Cib2 gene encoding calcium and integrin-binding family member 2 isoform X2 translates to MEPRASSWLHARFYELAPNLVPMDYRKSPIVHVPMSLIIQMPELRENPFKERIVEAFSEDGEGNLTFNDFVDMFSVLCESAPRELKANYAFKIYDFNTDNFICKEDLELTLARLTKSELDEDEVVLVCDKVIEEADLDGDGKLGFADFEDMIAKAPDFLSTFHIRI